From Phalacrocorax carbo chromosome 8, bPhaCar2.1, whole genome shotgun sequence, a single genomic window includes:
- the MFAP3 gene encoding microfibril-associated glycoprotein 3 codes for MKLSYCLLILAVNADLSIGFTLENVAFNGTVGFGSFNTSLHAVSQALVSSPAHHDIIAKEGTSILIECKLNSSQYDYILWYNSRGHLLEQKDEGGRWRIADNSLNITKVNFADRGRYTCAAVNRNDTLYYTVTLRVIFTSGDMSIYYMIVCLVAFAITLILNITRLCMMSSHLRKTEKAINEFFRTEGAEKLQKAFEIAKRIPIITSAKTLELAKVTQFKTMEFARYIEELARSIPLPPLILNCRAFMEEIFEAVRVDPDEVGEEEKQTQACGTQAAIYPINPEMKRSDSPAGDSDDGSMNEQGQEIAVQVSIHPQSEVQSIDTVSHDSCQFVPSEEGTC; via the exons ATGAAGCTCAGCTATTGCCTGTTAATTTTGGCTGTTAATGCTGATCTGTCAATTGGATTTACACTGGAAAATGTAGCTTTTAACGGGACAGTTGGTTTTGGGTCTTTCAATACATCACTTCATGCAGTGTCTCAAGCTTTAGTGAGTTCTCCAGCACACCATGATATCATAGCCAAAGAGGGGACCAGTATTTTAATTGAATGTAAACTGAACAGCAGCCAGTATGACTATATTCTTTGGTATAACTCCAGAGGACACCTGCTTGAACAGAAAGATGAAG GTGGACGGTGGAGGATTGCTGATAATTCCCTTAACATCACAAAGGTCAACTTTGCTGACCGGGGGCGGTACACGTGTGCAGCTGTTAATCGTAATGACACCTTGTACTACACAGTCACCCTGAGGGTTATCTTCACCTCAGGAGACATGAGTATCTACTACATGATTGTGTGCCTCGTTGCCTTTGCTATCACCCTCATTTTAAACATAACCCGTCTGTGCATGATGAGCAGTCACCTTCGCAAAACAGAGAAGGCTATCAATGAGTTCTTCAGGACGGAAGGGGCTGAGAAGCTTCAGAAGGCTTTTGAGATAGCCAAGCGTATCCCTATCATTACATCTGCCAAAACACTAGAGTTGGCCAAAGTCACTCAGTTTAAAACCATGGAGTTTGCTCGGTACATCGAAGAGCTTGCCAGAAGCATTCCCCTTCCACCGCTGATCCTTAACTGCAGGGCATTCATGGAGGAGATCTTTGAGGCTGTGCGAGTTGATCCGGATGAAGTTGGTGAGGAGGAGAAACAGACCCAAGCCTGCGGTACGCAAGCTGCAATATACCCCATCAACCCAGAGATGAAGCGCAGCGATTCGCCGGCCGGGGATTCAGACGATGGGTCCATGAATGAGCAAGGTCAAGAGATAGCAGTTCAGGTGTCCATTCACCCGCAGTCAGAAGTGCAAAGCATTGACACCGTTTCTCACGATAGCTGCCAGTTTGTGCCTTCTGAGGAAGGCACCTGCTGA